One Rhizoctonia solani chromosome 1, complete sequence DNA window includes the following coding sequences:
- a CDS encoding transketolase, with amino-acid sequence MSSFQPESSDAIAINTIRTLAVDIVSKSNSGHPGAPMGMAPVSHVLFSRFFKANPKNPKWFNRDRFVLSNGHACALQYTLLHLLGYNVTIDDLKNFRQLGSITPGHPEAGVTDGIEVTTGPLGQGIANAVGLAIAERHFAGSYNKEGFELINNHTYVFLGDGCLMEGVSGEASSLAGHLQLGNLIAIYDDNHISIDGDTNVAFTEDVVKRYEAYGWEVLVVDNGDDDLAAIHDAIAKAQQSKDKPTLIKLRTTIGYGSKLQGTHGVHGAPLKADDAANVKTKFGFDPQGHFVVPDETKAAYAKIVERGAALEAEWEKLFGAYKSKYPEEHAELCRRIAGELPQGWEQKLPVYKVGDPAIASRSLSEKVLQAISGTVVELVGGSADLTGSNLTRVKEAVDFQPRSTGLGDYSGRYIRYGVREHAMGAIMNGLAAYGGIIPFGGTFLNFVSYAAGAVRLSALSHHQVIWVATHDSIGLGEDGPTHQPVETAAHFRAIPNLAFWRPADGNETSAAYLVALKSKKTPSILSLSRQNLPQLENSTIEHAVKGGYVLHEVQNEDLTIVSTGSEVPIAVEAAGLLEKEGIKTRVVSLPCWEVFDAQPQEYKLSVLRSGAPILSVEAYATLGWQKYSHEQFGLPGWGASGPYQKVYESFGLTGANIANLGKKTVEFYKKKGGEVVSPLLRAF; translated from the exons ATGTCTTCCTTCCAGCCCGAATCCTCTGATGCTATTGCCATCAACACGATCCGCACTCTCGCGGTCGACATTGTCTCCAAGTCTAACTCGGGTCACCCTGGCGCGCCCATGGGTATGGCACCAGTCTCTCACGTCTTGTTCAGCCGTTTCTTCAAGGCGAACCCAAAGAACCCCAAGTGGTTCAACCGCGATCGTTTCGTACTCTCTAACGGCCACGC CTGTGCTCTCCAGTACACTCTCTTGCATCTCTTGGGATACAATGTTACCATCGATGACTTGAAGAACTTCCGTCAATTGGGTAGCATCACCCCTGGACACCCCGAGGCCGGCGTTACTGATGGTATTGAGGTTACCACTGGTCCTCTCGGCCAGGGTATCGCCAATGCTGTCGGTCTTGCCATTGCTGAGCGCCACTTTGCTGGTTCTTACAACAAAGAGGGCTTTGAGCTTATCAACAATCACACCTATG TATTCCTTGGTGACGGCTGCTTGATGGAGGGTGTCTCTGGAGAAGCTTCTTCGCTCGCTGGACACCTCCAACTCGGCAACCTCATTGCGATCTATGACGATAACCACATCTCCATCGATGGCGACACCAACGTAGCATTTACCGAGGACGTCGTCAAGCGCTATGAGGCTTACGGCTGGGAAGTCCTCGTTGTTGACAACGGTGATGA TGATCTTGCCGCCATCCACGATGCGATCGCAAAGGCACAGCAGTCCAAGGACAAGCCTACTCTCATCAAGCTCCGCACCACCATCGGCTATGGATCCAAGCTCCAGGGCACCCATGGCGTCCATGGTGCTCCTCTCAAGGCCGATGACGCTGCCAACGTCAAGACCAAGTTCGGCTTCGACCCCCAGGGTCACTTTGTTGTCCCCGATGAGACCAAGGCTGCTTATGCCAAGATCGTCGAACGTGGCGCTGCCCTTGAGGCCGAATGGGAGAAACTCTTCGGTGCCTACAAGAGCAAGTATCCCGAAGAACATGCTGAGCTCTGCCGCCGCATTGCCGGCGAACTTCCTCAGGGTTGGGAACAGAAGCTCCCCGTCTACAAGGTTGGCGACCCAGCGATCGCCTCGCGTTCGCTTTCCGAAAAGGTCCTCCAGGCGATCTCCGGCACTGTTGTCGAGCTCGTTGGTGGATCCGCCGATTTGACCGGTTCCAACTTGACTCGTGTCAAGGAAGCTGTCGACTTCCAGCCCCGCAGCACTGGTCTTGGCGACTACTCTGGTCGTTACATCCGCTACGGTGTCCGTGAGCACGCCATGGGTGCGATCATGAACGGTCTCGCAGCGTATGGTGGTATCATTCCCTTCGGTGGTACCTTCTTG AACTTCGTCAGCTATGCTGCTGGTGCCGTTCGTCTCTCTGCCCTCAGCCACCACCAAGTCATCTGGGTCGCCACCCACGACTCGATCGGTCTCGGTGAGGACGGTCCCACCCATCAGCCTGTCGAAACCGCTGCCCACTTCCGTGCTATCCCCAACCTTGCTTTCTGGCGCCCGGCCGACGGTAACGAGACCAGCGCTGCCTACCTCGTAGCCCTCAAGTCCAAGAAGACCCCATCAATTCTCTCCCTCTCTCGCCAAAACCTGCCTCAACTCGAGAACTCTACCATTGAGCACGCCGTCAAGGGAGGCTACGTTTTGCATGAAGTTCAGAATGAGGATTTGACTATTGTCTCGACCGGTTCTGAAGTCCCCATCGCTGTTGAGGCCGCTGGCCTCCTCGAGAAGGAGGGCATCAAGACCCGTGTGGTTTCTCTGCCATGCTGGGAGGTCTTTGACGCTCAGCCTCAAGAGTACAAGCTCAGCGTTTTGCGCAGTGGTGCTCCGATTTTGTCCGTTGAGGCCTACGCG ACCCTTGGATGGCAAAAGTACAGCCACGAACAATTCGGTCTCCCTGGATGGGGTGCTTCTGGTCCTTACCAGAAGGTATACGAGTCATTCGGCCTCACCGGTGCCA ACATTGCCAACCTTGGCAAGAAGACCGTCGAGTTTTACAAGAAGAAGGGCGGCGAGGTCGTCTCTCCTCTGCTCAGGGCGTTCTAG
- a CDS encoding Tyrosine kinase family catalytic domain protein, with amino-acid sequence MFSPDGTRIASCSRDHSILIWDVRQQKVIAAPLDVHTDWVWSVGFSPDGALLVSGSKDCTIRIWDVHTGTLIKGSLTGHTDAVYSVVFSPDGNRIVSGSGDKTIRIWDVQSGETVVGPLEGHSDSVWSISISPDGSRIASGSRDFTVRVWDSQTGAMIAGPFQGHFSPVFSVSFSPDGNRIMSGAQNGVVYMWEAHTGVMILNLAGANSAVTFVAFSPEGKRIVYGCGNGTVVVHSLIESPLKGEEVPEGTLEILAAGHMSNNEAFDQMMLHGCTDMRPTIDPEGYSDGPACAGGFGDVWKGRLIGGVEVAVKTWQFSFMAREDPKQLKHVMQEVCSRFRVKHENIQELLGVTMFQGRLGVVSPWMPYSGLQEYIQKSPDVDRYGLCIQVATGLSYLHSKGMVHGGLKAANILVSTDGTLKISNFNYSILAESATVISHTANLGGGSLRWMAPELLPSADDDLERAVKRTKQSDVYALGMTLLEIITDRVPYSECETDHAFLSHLRSGNDLDTDPTQPLPLVSLRTQTCLAQSSLPITHILSILDAPVDLPGFTGSRLVIVLSDSAESDLLSRLDECVESVCVVAACVVADSGVRVGKALGVVKKKRGTIRPNPGLVKQLESWCSRSNRGRTIHLDGHGPGPGALGLDVASGSLRESAGSEESGSESEWEEEGIAWPSPPNEKTLCAMVEMRDSEEKFVGLVERLVQVYLPKLPPVLTASATALLGRNAAMVLDLHRRIATELKANQASRVGLCHVLSSYAPELTSLHQEFSAGHSAAKALLNRAQAKDPVLWSQWERERADESGPEPDGSRPRSLEDLLIAPIQRVCRYHLLVAGLRDGTEEPHVTDAVLAMQAVAASVDEIVRVRADEDRTKVVLDRMDPIPNLPAGYLASLGPCLLIGTLDVIYYEAPTKPPLVTANSHSSQLTVTSSAASTSRPLHLPSYLANPKRPNTSPHSSGPAIWSCAKYTPNESAATATATAPATAAARLACHPAAAEQKVLRPHPNQVPLTGSGPNSTQSTLDEQPPTLGLGHVQVQPSDQVFPYGIRINFSRHVFELGASCEEERDIWVRELVAARVGNELVLASDKDKDRGRGVTRSKSAGAVAPSEDTSKALVRGWSDGASTRTREKSLERGALAVRERSKSRERGALSARDKSRERGGAFSDQRSREQSRDPDDRSTIRDDRSTTTTREDKPLPPHPPPEKPPPQRKKSTGVLVPQDGPVQIGNWIVQRLETVSTPSGSITAAPSSHARSPSESLGRNASEGTGSGIYANPHAPSSYSNPHSYSTPHAPTSYSNPHTPLHPSPTVPSSYSNPHTPATYSNPLSPPASSSSIHSSPPSSFPAERLLPHITGSSTWHTSSEGTGIGERLENVFLRPRYGHGHSHGYGYGYAAAAAPSPHPQGSYAQPGYVGPGGQASYAGPNGQPVYISPNGQYVGPGGGGYVGPTAYGLSRESSQSSSSSTYSTPSTVTPTSYPRSEAPSGYARSEAPSAYARSEAHSNYARSEANSSYARSEGHGGYVRSDASSTAVPLGYARSEAPSNYSRSEAPSNYAPSNYPRSDYAPSINAPSSSSSSTPYGSQVSTPAGHGPNFATSSYAPRFQTRSRANESTLAANVERAFGVAPANGVGADVHRTNSSSTDRSRSFPPSPVTTAQPTLPAPVQPAAPQQQPLAPQPFVRRPSNNTRDPVIMALSDVISSTCREARDRASVKRKPLWMTPEEASAAAEKERKRLRTG; translated from the exons ATGTTTTCACCAGACGGGACTCGCATCGCTTCTTGTTCTCGCGATCACAGCATCTTAATATGGGATGTACGACAACAAAAGGTTATAGCAGCTCCACTCGATGTACATACGGACTGGGTATGGTCCGTCGggttctcgcctgatggtGCCCTGCTCGTCTCTGGTTCCAAGGACTGTACCATTCGTATCTGGGATGTTCACACTGGGACTTTGATAAAGGGTTCACTTACCGGACACACAGATGCGGTTTACTCGGTCGTGTTCTCGCCCGATGGGAACCGCATAGTTTCTGGCTCTGGCGACAAAACAATTCGCATTTGGGACGTCCAATCCGGGGAAACGGTCGTCGGACCTTTGGAGGGACATTCAGATTCGGTGTGGTCCATCTCGATATCTCCCGACGGAAGTCGCATCGCCTCTGGCTCTCGCGATTTTACCGTCCGTGTATGGGATTCCCAAACAGGCGCAATGATTGCCGGGCCATTCCAAGGCCATTTTTCGCCCGTGTTTTCAGTCTCGTTTTCGCCGGATGGGAATCGAATCATGTCTGGTGCCCAGAATGGGGTTGTTTATATGTGGGAAGCGCATACTGGGGTGATGATTTTGAATTTGGCGGGGGCGAATAGTGCTGTGACTTTTGTTGCTTTTTCGCCCGAGGGCAAGAGGATTGTGTATGGGTGTGGGAATGGGACGGTTGTAGTGCATAGTTTGATCGAGTCGCCTCTCAAGGGTGAAGAGGTACCAGAAGGAACGTTGGAAATCTTGGCGGCTGGCCACATG TCCAACAACGAGGCGTTTGACCAAATGATGCTGCATGGGTGCACTGATATGAGACCCACGATCGATCCAGAAGGATACTCGGATGGACCCGCTTGTGCAGGCGGATTCGGCGACGTTTGGAAAGGACGTTTGATCGGCGGGGTTGAAGTTGCAGTCAAGACGTGGCAATTTAGCTTTATGGCCCGAGAAGATCCAAAACAGTTAAAA CATGTAATGCAAGAGGTTTGCAGTCGGTTCCGAGTCAAACACGAGAACATCCAAGAATTGCTGGGCGTGACGATGTTTCAAGGGAGGTTGGGCGTGGTATCTCCTTGGATGCCATACAGTGGTTTGCAGGAGTATATTCAAAAGAGCCCGGACGTTGATCGGTACGGTTTG TGCATTCAAGTTGCGACAGGGCTGTCGTACCTGCATAGCAAGGGCATG GTACACGGTGGCCTGAAAGCG GCCAATATTCTCGTCTCGACCGACGGAACGCTGAAAATAAGCAACTTTAACTATTCAATCCTGGCCGAGTCTGCAACGGTGATTTCTCATACGGCGAACCTTGGTGGAGGATCGCTTCGGTGGATG GCTCCCGAACTACTGCCCAGTGCAGACGACGATTTGGAGCGAGCCGTGAAACGGACAAAGCAGAGTGATGTGTATGCGCTTGGAATG ACGCTTTTG GAAATCATCACCGATCGAGTTCCTTACTCGGAGTGCGAAACCGATCATGCGTTTTTGTCGCACTTGAGAAGCGGGAACGACCT TGACACCGATCCTACCCAACCTCTACCTCTCGTCTCTCTCCGCACTCAAACGTGCCTGGCCCAATCGTCGTTACCCATCACGCACATCCTAAGCATCCTGGATGCACCGGTCGATCTGCCGGGATTCACAGGCTCGCGACTCGTCATTGTACTCTCGGACAGCGCCGAGTCGGATCTGCTGTCCCGACTGGACGAGTGCGTCGA GAGTGTGTGTGTCGTCGCAGCGTGCGTGGTGGCTGATTCGGGTGTGCGGGTGGGAAAGGCGTTGGGAGTGGTCAAGAAGAAGCGAGG GACGATTCGACCTAATCCGGGACTGGTGAAACAGCTGGAGAGCTGGTGTTCCCGTTCGAACCGCGGTCGTACCATACACCTCGATGGACACG GGCCCGGGCCTGGAGCGCTCGGGCTGGATGTTGCGTCGGGGTCGTTGCGGGAGTCGGCGGGGAGCGAGGAGAGCGGGTCGGAGAGCGAGTGGGAGGAAGAGGGAATCGCATGGCCCTCGCCGCCCAACGAAAAGACGCTGTGTGCGATGGTGGAGATGCGGGATTCGGAGGAGAAGTTTGTTGGACTCGTGGAGCGACTCGTTCAGGTCTACTTGCCCAAGCTGCCCCCGGTCCTCACTGCCTCGGCTACCGCACTTCTGGGGCGGAATGCAGCCATGGTCCTCGACCTCCACCGACGGATTGCGACCGAACTCAAGGCGAACCAGGCGAGTCGGGTGGGGCTGTGCCACGTCCTCTCGTCCTATGCTCCCGAGCTCACGTCGCTGCACCAAGAGTTTAGCGCTGGACACTCGGCGGCCAAGGCCTTGCTCAACCGCGCACAGGCCAAGGATCCGGTGCTCTGGTCCCAGTGGGAACGGGAGCGTGCGGACGAGTCGGGTCCCGAGCCAGACGGAAGCCGTCCACGCTCGCTCGAGGATCTGCTCATTGCCCCCATCCAGCGCGTGTGCAGATACCATCTCCTTGTCGCTGGCTTACGCGATGGCACAGAGGAGCCACATGTCACAGACGCTGTCCTTGCCATGCAGGCCGTCGCTGCCTCGGTCGATGAGATTGTCCGTGTCCGTGCCGACGAGGACCGCACAAAGGTCGTTCTCGACCGCATGGATCCCATTCCG AATCTGCCTGCTGGCTATCTTGCCTCGCTCGGTCCCTGTCTGCTTATTGGCACACTCGACGTCATCTACTACGAGGCTCCCACCAAGCCCCCGCTCGTCACTGCCAACTCCCATTCCTCCCAGCTCACCGTCACCTCGTCTGCCGCATCCACCTCTCGTCCCCTCCATCTGCCCTCGTATCTGGCAAACCCCAAAAGGCCAAACACCTCGCCGCATTCCTCTGGACCGGCTATCTGGTCCTGTGCAAAGTACACACCAAACGAGTCAG CAGCCACAGCCACAGCCACAGccccagcaacagcagcagctcGCCTTGCCTGTCATCCAGCAGCTGCAGAACAAAAAGTCCTACGGCCACATCCGAACCAAGTCCCACTCACAGGCTCAGGTCCAAACTCCACCCAATCCACCCTCGACGAACAACCACCCACGCTCGGCCTCGGCCACGTCCAAGTCCAGCCCAGCGACCAAGTCTTTCCCTATGGCATCCGCATCAACTTTTCCCGCCACGTCTTTGAGCTCGGTGCCTCGTGCGAGGAAGAGCGCGACATTTGGGTCCGGGAGCTCGTCGCTGCCCGCGTCGGCAACGAGCTCGTTTTGGCATccgacaaggacaaggacagGGGTCGTGGGGTCACACGGTCCAAGAGCGCAGGTGCTGTTGCCCCCTCTGAAGACACGAGCAAGGCCCTGGTCAGGGGATGGAGCGATGGAGCGAGTACCAGGACGAGGGAAAAAAGTCTCGAGAGGGGTGCCCTTGCCGTTCGCGAAAGGAGCAAGAGCCGGGAGAGGGGTGCCTTGAGTGCGCGGGACAAGAGCCGCGAGCGAGGGGGTGCATTCTCTGATCAGCGAAGCCGGGAACAGAGCCGGGACCCGGACGACCGCTCGACTATACGAGACGACCGGTCCACGACTACCACCCGAGAAGACAAACCCCTCCCGCCCCATCCGCCCCCCGAAAAACCTCCACCCCAGCGGAAAAAATCGACCGGGGTGCTCGTACCGCAAGACGGCCCCGTGCAGATCGGGAATTGGATCGTCCAGCGGCTCGAGACGGTGTCCACGCCCAGCGGGAGCATTACTGCTGCCCCCAGCTCCCATGCCCGCAGTCCGAGCGAGTCGCTGGGACGAAACGCGAGCGAGGGCACCGGCTCGGGGATATACGCAAACCCCCACGCACCGAGCTCGTACTCGAACCCCCACTCGTATTCGACCCCCCACGCGCCCACCTCGTACTCGAACCCCCACACGCCCCTGCACCCGAGCCCCACAGTTCCCTCGTCCTACTCGAACCCGCACACACCCGCCACCTACTCGAACCCGCTCTCCCCCCCGGCATCATCATCCTCGATCCACTCGAGTCCGCCCTCGTCGTTCCCGGCCGAACGTCTGCTCCCGCACATCACCGGCTCGTCCACTTGGCACACATCGTCAGAGGGAACGGGTATCGGCGAGAGGCTGGAGAATGTATTTTTGAGACCGAGGTATGGGCATGGTCATAGTCATGGGTACGGGTATGGATacgctgctgctgctgctcctAGTCCCCACCCACAAGGGTCGTATGCGCAGCCTGGGTACGTCGGACCGGGCGGACAGGCATCTTATGCGGGACCCAACGGACAGCCGGTGTACATTTCACCCAACGGACAATACGTCGGGCCGGGCGGTGGCGGGTACGTCGGTCCCACTGCGTACGGGCTCAGCCGCGAGTCGAGCCAgtcttcgtcctcgtcgaCGTATAGCACGCCTTCGACCGTCACGCCCACGAGTTATCCCAGGTCAGAGGCCCCGTCGGGGTATGCCCGATCAGAGGCTCCTTCTGCGTACGCTCGCTCCGAGGCTCATTCCAACTATGCCCGCTCCGAGGCCAACTCGAGTTATGCTCGTTCTGAAGGACACGGCGGTTATGTGCGATCGGATGCTTCCTCGACGGCCGTGCCTTTGGGATACGCTCGTTCGGAAGCTCCGTCCAATTATTCTCGATCTGAAGCGCCGTCCAACTATGCTCCCTCGAATTACCCGCGATCCGACTATGCGCCCTCGATCAACGCACCCTCGAGCTCGAGCTCGTCTACGCCGTACGGCTCCCAAGTCTCCACTCCCGCAGGACACGGCCCCAACTTTGCCACCAGCTCGTACGCCCCTCGGTTCCAAACGCGTTCGCGCGCCAACGAATCGACCTTGGCCGCCAACGTCGAGCGCGCGTTTGGTGTTGCCCCCGCCAACGGAGTCGGCGCAGACGTGCACCGGACGAACAGTTCTAGCACGGACAGGTCGAGGTCGTTCCCGCCTTCTCCGGTTACCACTGCCCAGCCCACTTTG CCCGCTCCTGTTCAGCCTGCCGCACCTCAACAACAACCACTCGCACCCCAACCGTTTGTTCGTCGCCCGTCGAACAACACGCGCGACCCGGTGATTATGGCCCTCTCGGATGTGATCTCGTCTACGTGCCGCGAAGCCCGGGACCGCGCGAGCGTCAAGCGCAAGCCGTTGTGGATGACGCCCGAGGAAGCGAGCGCCGCGGCGGAAAAggaaaggaaaaggctgCGAACGGGATGA
- a CDS encoding proteophosphoglycan 5, protein MSSALVGSKSKSSDKDKDKDGKEKGSEKDKEKENKAVEKERKKAAALRGPRKRATIHGAMHAFPSMGPPSPEHEPQSLSVHGHGTPSSQVTLTPSAQQQQQHSQPPVQQQQQPPPRPPSMHARKASDGPISPPRSRTVSSSGSFVDGMRDFLLLRRAFAKSAENMALSAPSHDPPNPIYTVGAGLTNTKSEEGLPRTKSKSGSVPVPGQDSELYSLGAGITNAGAPPQPKRKPRISLRSSSAGSAFFAQLTGKRKSSKNNAAPLSTLTFTPMSEKDKAEYQANQRARESRSRSNEYYRRITPNQGQQQAGPPNRNMLGAELYSSPSSMRLQPSPVAEESAKFIEEGDEGVYAGYR, encoded by the exons ATGAGCAGTGCGCTCGTGGGATCCAAGTCTAAATCCTcagacaaggacaaggacaaggacggCAAGGAAAAGGGGTCGGaaaaggacaaggaaaaggagaACAAGGCGGTGGAAAAGGAAAGGAAAAAGGCGGCAGCGTTGCGAGGCCCA CGCAAGCGCGCGACGATCCATGGCGCGATGCATGCGTTTCCGTCGATGGGTCCGCCTAGCCCCGAGCATGAGCCTCAGTCGTTGTCTGTTCATGGTCATGGTACTCCCTCGAGTCAAGTTACGCTCACGCCCAGTgcacagcagcagcagcagcattCCCAGCCACCAGTccagcaacaacagcagcCGCCGCCTCGACCGCCATCGATGCATGCGCGCAAAGCGTCCGACGGTCCAATATCCCCACCACGCTCGCGAACCGTGTCGAGTTCAGGCTCGTTTGTCGATGGTATGCGCGATTTCCTCTTGCTCCGTCGTGCCTTTGCCAAATCGGCCGAGAACATGGCGCTCAGCGCTCCCTCTCACGATCCTCCCAATCCCATCTACACCGTCGGCGCTGGCTTGACCAATACGAAATCCGAAGAGGGCCTCCCGCGCACGAAATCCAAGTCGGGCAGTGTCCCTGTCCCCGGCCAAGACTCTGAACTGTACTCGCTCGGAGCCGGGATCACCAACGCGGGCGCGCCGCCCCAGCCCAAACGAAAACCGAGAATCTCGCTGCGCTCCAGCTCGGCCGGTTCCGCGTTTTTCGCCCAGCTGACGGGGAAGCGCAAGTCGTCCAAGAACAACGCGGCCCCGCTCTCGACGCTGACGTTTACGCCGATGAGCGAAAAGGACAAGGCCGAGTACCAGGCTAATCAGCGTGCCCGTGAGTCTCGATCTCGCTCGAACGAGTATTACCGTCGTATAACTCCcaaccaaggccaacagcaaGCCGGTCCGCCGAACCGAAACATGCTGGGCGCCGAGTTGTACAGTTCTCCGTCGTCGATGCGGTTGCAGCCCAGTCCCGTTGCGGAGGAATCGGCCAAGTTTATAGAAGAGGGTGACGAGGGTGTATATGCTGGTTATCGATGA